The nucleotide window CGGTTGCCACTCCCATGGACGTGACTTTCCCGTAAAAGGTCAGGTTCGGATAGGCCCGGACCTTCAGGGCAACGGTTTGCCCGACATTCACGTCGGCAATTTCCTTTTCCGAGATCGGCGTCTCCACTTCGATGGATTTCATTTCGACGACCTTCGCGATGAGATCGCCCTTCTTTACAAGGTGATGCGCCATTTCCTCCAATTGCCGGGCGGGCGTCGCGACGATGCCCGACGCTGGACTGACAATTCGCGCGAGCCGGATCTGTTCATTCAGGTAACGACGTTCAGCATCGAGGCGCGCAATTTCGGCCTTGGTCGCGTCGATTTCTTCCGGCCGGCTGCCGGCCAACAACAGAGCAAGTTTGCCTTTCGCTTCCACAAGTTCGTTCTCGCGGTCGGCCAGATAAGCCTCGCTCGCTTCAAAATCCTGTTGAGAAAGAAGTTTTTGTTCATACAGAGGTTTGTTCCTCTCGCGCATGCTTGTCGCAAAAACGACGCGTTCCTGGGCTTTGGCAACCGTGGCTTTCGCCAGATTGATCTCCTCGGGCCGCGCTCCTGCTTCAAGCTGTCTTAGTTTTGCCCGCGACTCTTCAATGGCGGCTTCGGTCTTCCGCAATTCTGCTACGTTGTCCCGGTCCGAAAGCTGCGCGACCAGATCGCCCTCCTTAAGGGTGTCACCTTCATTGACGTAAACTCTTTCGACAATTCCCTCCACCTCGGCCCGGGCATCCGCGTTATGCAACGGGAGCACCCTGAAGGAACCCCTCACCTTGAGTTCCATCTGCGTATAGAACGCGACCGCCCAGGCGGCGCCAAGCAAACCCGCCGCGATGAGCGGCCTTTTCAGCACCGCGAATATTTTCCTGATGGCCCTGAACCAGGCCTTTGATTCCTGGGGAAACAGCCGAAGAAGCCGCCGCCGGATCTTGGCGACGATCAGGAATACGATCATCACCAGCGCCTTGAGTCCCTGGTCGCGCCGCAAGAGAAAATCCGTGAGCAACCAGATCATGTAACCCAGGGCGCAGAAGGAAAAGGAGGAAGCAACCAGTCCATAGACGAGAAAGATTCTCTTTTCGCGCGGAGTTCCTTCCACCCGCGTTTTTGCCCCGAAAAGCCTTTTGATTCCCGCCCCGATGCACGCGTAGGACCGGCGCCTCAAATTATGGATGCCGATCGAATCGCTCAAGAGATAGTAGCCGTCCATTTTAATCAGCGGGTTGAAGTTCAGGAGGGTTTTGACCCCGGAGGTCGCGGTAACGGCCAGCGCGACAAAATTGATCCAGGTTCCCGAATCGGTGAGCCGCCAGATCAACGCCGCAAGCGCCCAGAGAAACAGTTCAAAGTACGGCCCGGCAAAAGAAACCAGGAGCCGTTTCGATTTTTCCGGGAAGAGCCAGGCGTCGCTCACATTGCAGTAGAGGCAGGGTTGAAGCAGCAACAGCAGAAAGCCGAGTTCGTGGAC belongs to Candidatus Angelobacter sp. and includes:
- a CDS encoding efflux RND transporter periplasmic adaptor subunit, yielding MATELTMGVPTDRLASLERSGRPPADPGGILAADPLRDSQHPKLRSDLIFSRRGSNGDASFVIKDPVRGDFYRFKEPEYFIARQLDGATSPETVCQRVGEKFGATLEPEALTSFVKTLGDSRLLETPEARPKRSAGKRRRLQGNVFYLMFRVCDPDHLFDWLVGKVRFLFTWTFMALSAATILAAACVIVFNWGEFKQDLPRLYQWGAIPTVWAIILLVTVAHEFGHGLTCKRFGGEVHELGFLLLLLQPCLYCNVSDAWLFPEKSKRLLVSFAGPYFELFLWALAALIWRLTDSGTWINFVALAVTATSGVKTLLNFNPLIKMDGYYLLSDSIGIHNLRRRSYACIGAGIKRLFGAKTRVEGTPREKRIFLVYGLVASSFSFCALGYMIWLLTDFLLRRDQGLKALVMIVFLIVAKIRRRLLRLFPQESKAWFRAIRKIFAVLKRPLIAAGLLGAAWAVAFYTQMELKVRGSFRVLPLHNADARAEVEGIVERVYVNEGDTLKEGDLVAQLSDRDNVAELRKTEAAIEESRAKLRQLEAGARPEEINLAKATVAKAQERVVFATSMRERNKPLYEQKLLSQQDFEASEAYLADRENELVEAKGKLALLLAGSRPEEIDATKAEIARLDAERRYLNEQIRLARIVSPASGIVATPARQLEEMAHHLVKKGDLIAKVVEMKSIEVETPISEKEIADVNVGQTVALKVRAYPNLTFYGKVTSMGVATVQPNEDRQEAAVASSEEFSGKTILVTTRIDNRWLLLKPGMTGNAKILCGRRRIIDLLERRLARTFKVEFWSWW